A region of Pleionea litopenaei DNA encodes the following proteins:
- a CDS encoding flagellar basal body P-ring protein FlgI, whose product MKKLTVLTLLTLSVFCVSIGAERIKDIASIQGVRSNHLVGYGLVVGLDGTGEQTAYTAQAFKTMLSRFGITLPQGLTPKLKNVAAVAVHAELPAFAKPGQTIDITVSSLGNAKSLRGGALLLTPLKAVDGQIYALAQGNLVVGGFGAEGADGSKVTVNIPTAGRIPNGATVERLVANSFAEGDHFVFNLNYPDFTTAKRLAKSINDFVGPNTAKPLDAASIQVSAPRDPSHRVAFLSALENVEVQPADARSRIIINSRTGTIVVGKNVRLKEAAVAHGSLVVTINENQQVSQPNAFAGGQTEVTEQSQVDLAQQEAKMFHFNPGVSLDELVRAVNAVGAAPGDLMAILEALKQAGAIQGELVVI is encoded by the coding sequence ATGAAAAAGCTAACCGTTTTAACCTTACTAACCTTGTCCGTTTTCTGCGTTTCAATTGGCGCAGAACGAATTAAAGATATTGCATCAATTCAAGGAGTTAGAAGTAATCACCTGGTCGGCTATGGATTAGTTGTCGGCTTAGATGGCACGGGTGAGCAGACAGCCTACACAGCGCAAGCCTTTAAAACCATGTTAAGCCGTTTCGGCATAACTTTGCCGCAAGGCTTAACGCCAAAACTGAAAAACGTTGCCGCTGTTGCCGTACATGCTGAGTTACCGGCTTTTGCTAAGCCTGGGCAGACCATCGATATTACCGTTTCTAGTTTAGGAAATGCGAAAAGTTTACGCGGCGGCGCTTTATTATTAACACCACTTAAGGCCGTCGATGGGCAAATTTATGCACTAGCACAAGGGAATTTAGTGGTCGGTGGATTCGGTGCTGAAGGTGCTGATGGCTCTAAAGTGACCGTGAATATTCCAACGGCAGGTCGAATTCCGAACGGCGCAACGGTAGAGCGATTGGTGGCCAATAGTTTTGCCGAGGGCGATCATTTTGTCTTCAATTTAAACTATCCAGATTTTACGACCGCTAAGCGCCTTGCCAAATCGATCAATGACTTTGTCGGACCTAACACAGCAAAGCCTTTAGATGCAGCTTCTATTCAAGTAAGTGCGCCTCGTGATCCTTCGCACAGAGTTGCCTTTCTGTCAGCGCTTGAGAATGTAGAAGTTCAACCCGCAGATGCTCGCTCGCGTATCATTATCAATTCTAGAACCGGAACCATTGTGGTCGGTAAAAATGTCCGATTGAAAGAAGCGGCGGTTGCTCATGGGTCTTTGGTTGTCACCATTAATGAAAACCAACAAGTTAGTCAGCCTAATGCGTTTGCAGGTGGGCAAACAGAAGTGACCGAACAGTCGCAAGTAGACTTAGCTCAACAAGAAGCAAAAATGTTTCATTTTAATCCTGGTGTTTCTTTGGATGAATTAGTTCGAGCGGTAAACGCAGTCGGCGCTGCTCCTGGTGATCTTATGGCGATTCTAGAAGCATTGAAGCAGGCAGGAGCCATTCAGGGCGAGTTAGTGGTCATTTAG
- the flgM gene encoding flagellar biosynthesis anti-sigma factor FlgM produces MAIDIKQVSTGKLSGATTQNQKVKGRKISDDSESGSDTAIDSVELTGKASMIGAMIQQMMAQPAVDRSRVDPVKEKIDEGRYEIENERVASKMLDFEVGYSRVR; encoded by the coding sequence ATGGCGATAGATATTAAACAAGTATCAACAGGGAAACTTTCCGGTGCAACCACGCAAAACCAAAAGGTTAAAGGGCGAAAAATCTCTGATGATAGCGAAAGCGGAAGCGATACCGCGATCGATTCAGTCGAGCTCACCGGCAAAGCGTCAATGATTGGCGCGATGATTCAACAAATGATGGCTCAACCTGCCGTTGACCGAAGCCGTGTTGATCCCGTTAAAGAAAAAATCGATGAAGGACGTTACGAAATAGAAAACGAACGCGTCGCTAGCAAAATGCTCGACTTCGAAGTCGGCTACAGCAGAGTGAGATAG
- the flgH gene encoding flagellar basal body L-ring protein FlgH has protein sequence MMFRSLVSSFSLIVLCGCQSFVPPAPDDPYFAPKLPQTAQQQQLSGGSLFSTSNEMLLYEDKKANRIGDIITIELTEVTDATKKADTKTKKESDVQLDNPLIAGRNYVFNSGQSSFETSLGMENEFRGESESKQSNKLNGTISVTVQNVLPNGNLVVRGEKWITLNQGDEFIRVSGILRPQDISAENTAMSSRLANARIQYSGKGALADSNSQGWLARFFNSSWWPF, from the coding sequence ATGATGTTCCGAAGCCTTGTATCTTCTTTCTCTTTAATCGTGCTGTGTGGTTGTCAATCCTTTGTACCACCGGCACCTGATGATCCATATTTTGCACCAAAGTTACCGCAGACTGCTCAACAGCAACAGTTGTCTGGAGGTTCACTTTTTTCTACTAGCAATGAGATGCTTTTATACGAAGATAAAAAAGCCAATCGTATTGGAGACATCATTACGATTGAGTTAACCGAGGTTACCGACGCAACCAAAAAAGCAGATACAAAAACCAAGAAAGAAAGTGATGTGCAATTAGATAACCCTCTAATAGCAGGCAGAAATTATGTGTTTAATTCTGGTCAATCTTCGTTTGAAACGTCGCTGGGTATGGAGAACGAGTTTCGAGGTGAGTCAGAGTCGAAGCAGAGCAACAAACTTAACGGCACCATTTCGGTGACGGTACAAAATGTGTTACCGAATGGCAATTTAGTGGTTCGCGGAGAGAAGTGGATCACGTTGAATCAAGGCGATGAGTTTATTCGAGTCTCTGGCATTCTACGCCCACAGGATATTTCGGCTGAAAACACCGCAATGTCCTCTAGGTTGGCAAATGCCCGAATACAATACAGCGGCAAAGGCGCGTTGGCTGACTCAAACTCACAAGGCTGGTTGGCACGATTTTTTAATAGTAGTTGGTGGCCATTCTAA
- a CDS encoding CheR family methyltransferase, which yields MIISSDEYQAFRDLLNQKTGILLGENKQYLVASRLTSFLREQQIETFSDFMARLKQPFSDKILQQVIDRMTTNETLWFRDGFPFDYLLNSILPEIKTNGGSRCNIWCAACSSGQEPYSIAIAVDEALKSGTRAKLPMQIDIFATDISSRMLEQAKRAEYQSLEITRGLSPIRQKNYFTQSENTFSLKPEVRSRVRFATLNLMTTPYRAGGPFDVIFCRNVLIYFSGELKEQVINGLADCLKPGGYLFLGASESMPHSIKSFEMVRCNPGLVYRKK from the coding sequence ATGATCATCTCTTCTGACGAGTATCAAGCGTTCAGGGATCTTCTGAACCAAAAAACCGGAATTTTGCTCGGGGAAAATAAGCAGTATTTAGTTGCGAGTCGTCTTACATCGTTTCTACGTGAACAACAAATAGAAACCTTCTCAGACTTCATGGCGCGATTAAAGCAGCCCTTTAGCGATAAAATTTTGCAACAGGTCATAGACCGAATGACCACTAATGAAACCTTGTGGTTTCGCGATGGTTTTCCTTTTGATTATCTTTTGAATTCCATTTTGCCAGAAATAAAAACCAACGGCGGTAGCCGATGCAATATTTGGTGCGCAGCCTGTTCATCTGGCCAAGAACCTTATTCGATTGCAATAGCGGTGGATGAAGCATTGAAAAGTGGTACTCGAGCAAAACTGCCCATGCAAATTGATATTTTCGCGACCGATATATCCAGTCGGATGCTCGAGCAAGCTAAGCGAGCGGAGTATCAATCTCTTGAAATCACCCGCGGGTTATCGCCAATTCGTCAGAAAAACTATTTCACGCAAAGTGAGAATACCTTCTCGCTCAAACCTGAGGTGCGCAGCCGTGTTAGGTTCGCAACGCTCAACTTAATGACAACGCCATATCGTGCCGGTGGACCGTTTGATGTTATTTTCTGCCGAAACGTACTGATTTATTTTTCGGGTGAACTGAAAGAGCAAGTCATTAATGGTTTGGCTGACTGTCTCAAACCCGGAGGTTATTTATTCTTAGGAGCCTCTGAATCTATGCCGCACTCAATTAAATCCTTTGAAATGGTTCGTTGCAACCCAGGTCTGGTTTATCGTAAGAAATAA
- the flgF gene encoding flagellar basal-body rod protein FlgF, whose product MDKMVYLAMSGAKENMLAQTKTANNLANASTVGFRADLHQARSMQAFGDGHPTRVFSLTERPGYRFDSGALMSTGNDFDVAVEGQGWIAVQGENGLESYTRRGDLKISPNGLVTNGAGHLVLGNGGPIALPPFDKVDIGNDGTITIRPQGAAATEAVVVDRIKLVNPNNADLMKNEFGLFQRKDNGVEPPDAAVTLVTKTLESSNVNAVEEMINMISLSRQFEMQVKMMKTAEETGQAAEQLARIS is encoded by the coding sequence ATGGATAAGATGGTGTACTTAGCGATGTCTGGTGCTAAAGAAAATATGTTAGCTCAGACCAAAACGGCGAATAATTTAGCCAACGCAAGTACGGTTGGCTTTCGAGCCGATCTCCATCAAGCACGATCAATGCAAGCGTTTGGTGATGGTCATCCTACGCGGGTTTTTTCGTTAACTGAGCGCCCCGGCTATCGTTTTGACAGTGGCGCATTAATGTCAACGGGAAATGACTTTGACGTTGCAGTCGAGGGCCAGGGTTGGATTGCGGTTCAAGGCGAAAATGGCCTGGAATCCTATACTCGACGTGGCGATTTGAAAATTAGTCCGAATGGATTGGTTACCAACGGCGCTGGGCATTTAGTGCTGGGTAATGGTGGTCCTATTGCATTGCCTCCATTCGACAAAGTGGACATCGGCAATGACGGTACAATTACAATTCGACCACAAGGGGCGGCCGCGACTGAAGCCGTCGTCGTCGATCGTATCAAGTTGGTTAATCCGAATAATGCCGATTTAATGAAGAATGAATTTGGTTTATTCCAACGCAAAGATAATGGTGTTGAACCACCTGATGCGGCCGTGACTTTAGTTACGAAAACACTCGAGAGTAGTAATGTCAATGCGGTTGAAGAAATGATCAATATGATCAGCTTGTCTCGTCAGTTTGAAATGCAAGTTAAGATGATGAAGACGGCCGAAGAAACTGGACAAGCCGCTGAGCAACTAGCAAGAATCTCGTAG
- a CDS encoding flagellar hook assembly protein FlgD codes for MTTINNETSSLYNDLGLNREENLNNGKKDQLGQSDFLALLTTQLANQDPFDPLDNKEFIAQMAQFSSLSGMEELNTNFNTLATSLTGSQALQASALVGRSVMVPTSVGYLQQGQSIEGRLSLQQSTQDIWAEVKDSSGQVVRRFEIGSYSQGDLDFAWDGLSDNGEAMPEGAYSINVFGRVGGSTEQLGTVIKAQVNSVNLAGSNGQVVLNLTGLGSVNLGDIDEIGL; via the coding sequence ATGACCACGATAAATAATGAAACTAGCTCACTTTATAACGACCTTGGCTTGAACCGCGAAGAGAACCTCAATAACGGTAAAAAAGATCAACTTGGTCAATCGGATTTCTTGGCGCTGTTAACAACACAATTGGCGAATCAAGATCCTTTTGATCCGCTTGATAATAAAGAGTTCATTGCGCAAATGGCTCAGTTCTCAAGCCTTTCGGGAATGGAAGAGTTAAATACCAACTTTAATACGCTTGCGACATCGTTGACGGGTAGCCAAGCATTGCAAGCGTCTGCACTTGTCGGTCGATCTGTCATGGTGCCAACCAGTGTCGGGTATTTACAGCAAGGTCAAAGCATTGAAGGTCGCTTAAGTTTGCAACAGTCAACGCAAGATATCTGGGCTGAAGTTAAAGACAGTTCTGGCCAGGTAGTGCGTCGATTTGAAATAGGAAGCTACAGCCAAGGCGATTTAGATTTTGCTTGGGATGGACTGAGCGATAACGGAGAAGCGATGCCTGAAGGAGCTTATTCTATCAACGTGTTTGGTCGCGTTGGTGGTTCAACGGAACAATTAGGTACCGTGATTAAAGCGCAAGTCAATAGTGTGAATTTAGCCGGATCGAATGGCCAGGTAGTGTTGAACTTAACTGGGCTCGGTTCCGTTAATTTAGGCGACATCGATGAAATAGGTTTGTAG
- the flgG gene encoding flagellar basal-body rod protein FlgG, translating into MHPALWISKTGLDAQSTDLQVTSNNLANASTIGYKKSRAIFEDLFYQTVRAPGSQSSQNTELPSGLMLGTGVKTVATQKDFTQGSFQLTQNQLDMAIEGPGFFQILLPDGQTAYTRAGNFALDDTGQVVTSGSGYVLQPGLTVPQDALSVDIALDGNVTVRVPGNAAPVNIGQIQTANFINTAGLQPIGQNLFLETGASGAPIVGNPSENGLGNIRGGQLESSNVSVVEELIGLIETQRAYEINAKVISGVDQMLQYVNQQL; encoded by the coding sequence ATGCACCCGGCACTTTGGATTAGTAAAACAGGTCTTGATGCGCAATCGACAGATTTGCAAGTCACCTCTAACAACTTGGCGAATGCCAGTACTATTGGCTACAAGAAAAGCCGCGCGATCTTTGAAGATTTGTTTTATCAAACTGTGAGAGCACCTGGCAGTCAGTCGTCTCAAAATACCGAGTTGCCTTCTGGTTTAATGCTAGGTACGGGTGTTAAAACCGTCGCTACGCAAAAAGATTTTACGCAAGGTTCTTTTCAATTGACTCAAAATCAATTGGATATGGCGATTGAAGGTCCCGGATTTTTTCAGATTTTATTACCCGACGGACAAACCGCTTATACTCGCGCAGGAAACTTTGCATTAGATGATACGGGGCAAGTTGTTACCTCTGGTTCCGGCTATGTCTTGCAGCCTGGTTTAACGGTTCCGCAAGACGCATTGAGTGTTGATATTGCTCTTGATGGTAATGTGACCGTTCGCGTGCCCGGTAATGCCGCTCCGGTCAATATTGGGCAAATTCAAACCGCTAACTTTATCAATACGGCAGGATTACAACCCATTGGGCAAAACTTGTTTTTAGAAACAGGGGCCAGTGGCGCACCCATCGTTGGTAACCCATCAGAAAATGGACTAGGCAATATTCGAGGTGGGCAACTCGAGTCTTCGAATGTTTCGGTCGTTGAAGAGCTGATTGGCTTGATAGAAACCCAGCGTGCCTATGAAATTAATGCGAAGGTTATTTCCGGTGTCGATCAAATGCTGCAATACGTGAATCAACAACTTTAA
- the flgE gene encoding flagellar hook protein FlgE → MSFNTALSGLNAAQSDLNVTSNNIANVSTTGFKFSRAEFGDIFATSTLGSSKTAIGNGVILSNVAQQFNQGNLEFTSNTLDLAVSGQGFFVLEPSQNNENLSFTRAGEFGVDANGFVVNSSGARLQVFPTNPDGTVTATALSSTQPLQIPQSAGSPTMTTEIEVGVNLPANASGLDVNLFDPLSPTTFSASTSSTIFDSLGESHIATMYYVKDAATPNTWAAYYYVDGNPVDIAGGTPGSGGQLYHTVEFDAAGSFQQTTPAAPTSAALGFTNGSNAAQTITFDYANNSPTQFASPFTVNTLDQNGATIGRLAGIEISETGTVRANFTNGQSNSIGKIALVRFANPQGLSQLGNNAWSDTIDSGQPLAGEALTSSFGQIRSGALETSNVDLTSELVNLITAQRNFQANARTIETNNQVTQTIIQIR, encoded by the coding sequence ATGTCATTTAATACAGCACTGAGTGGTCTGAATGCGGCCCAATCTGATTTAAATGTTACCAGTAATAATATTGCTAACGTATCTACCACGGGGTTTAAGTTCAGTCGCGCTGAGTTTGGCGATATTTTCGCAACTTCAACGCTCGGCAGTTCAAAAACCGCGATTGGTAACGGTGTTATTTTAAGTAACGTTGCACAGCAGTTTAACCAAGGTAACTTAGAGTTTACTTCTAACACCTTAGATCTTGCTGTTTCAGGTCAGGGTTTCTTTGTATTAGAGCCCAGTCAAAATAATGAGAATTTATCGTTCACACGTGCCGGTGAATTTGGCGTGGATGCCAATGGTTTTGTGGTCAATTCATCGGGTGCTCGATTACAAGTGTTTCCAACGAATCCCGATGGAACCGTAACCGCAACCGCTTTATCAAGCACTCAGCCATTGCAAATTCCACAGTCAGCGGGTTCTCCTACCATGACAACAGAAATTGAAGTCGGGGTGAACTTGCCTGCAAATGCATCTGGACTCGATGTAAACTTATTTGACCCACTTTCACCGACAACGTTTAGTGCATCAACCTCATCAACAATTTTCGATTCGTTAGGTGAGAGTCATATTGCCACTATGTATTACGTTAAAGACGCTGCAACTCCTAATACATGGGCAGCTTACTATTATGTCGATGGAAATCCGGTGGATATTGCTGGTGGTACACCAGGATCGGGTGGCCAGTTATATCACACCGTTGAATTTGATGCGGCGGGTAGCTTTCAACAAACGACACCTGCAGCGCCAACCAGTGCTGCGCTAGGTTTTACCAATGGTTCGAACGCCGCGCAAACGATTACGTTTGATTATGCTAACAACAGCCCAACGCAATTTGCGTCTCCATTCACGGTAAACACGCTCGATCAAAATGGCGCAACCATTGGACGTTTGGCGGGCATAGAAATTAGTGAGACCGGAACCGTTCGAGCGAATTTCACCAATGGTCAATCTAATTCAATTGGTAAAATTGCCTTGGTTCGTTTTGCAAATCCACAAGGGTTGTCGCAATTAGGTAACAATGCATGGTCAGATACGATCGATTCAGGGCAACCACTTGCCGGTGAAGCATTAACCTCAAGTTTCGGTCAGATTCGCTCAGGCGCTTTAGAAACGTCAAACGTTGATCTAACTTCTGAGCTGGTCAACTTGATCACGGCGCAACGAAACTTTCAGGCCAACGCACGAACCATAGAAACAAACAATCAGGTCACCCAGACCATTATTCAGATTCGATAA
- the flgB gene encoding flagellar basal body rod protein FlgB yields MAISFDKALGIHEHTLSLRAKRAEVIANNIANADTPGFKAQELDFQSALNNVMSQEGFKGLTKTHEKHFSSRTGELGPGAVKYLVPDQPDTGDGNTVDSQKEIAKYGRNALEYQTTLQFLSNKFKGISKALKGE; encoded by the coding sequence ATGGCCATTTCATTCGATAAAGCGCTGGGTATTCATGAGCACACTTTATCGTTGCGTGCGAAACGAGCAGAAGTGATCGCGAATAACATTGCGAACGCAGACACGCCTGGGTTTAAGGCACAAGAGCTAGATTTTCAATCGGCCCTGAATAATGTGATGTCACAAGAGGGCTTTAAAGGCTTAACCAAAACCCATGAAAAACATTTTAGTAGCCGTACTGGTGAGCTAGGCCCTGGGGCGGTTAAGTATTTAGTGCCTGATCAGCCCGATACAGGAGACGGAAACACAGTCGATAGTCAAAAAGAAATCGCTAAATACGGTCGGAACGCATTGGAGTATCAAACCACATTGCAGTTCTTGAGTAATAAATTCAAAGGCATTTCAAAAGCATTAAAGGGTGAATAA
- a CDS encoding chemotaxis protein CheV, which translates to MSSILDSVNQRTQMVGQNRLELLLFKLRGRQVYGINVFKVREVLQCPELTQLPQRHAVVRGVAHIRGQTISVMDLSLATGGPPLENIHNCFVIIAEYNRAVQGFLVSSVERIVNMNWGDIHPPPKGSGRDHYLTAVTEIDKQLVEIIDVEKILAEITPASDIVSQEVIQKSAGREPQDKIVLIADDSSVARNQIKRTVEQLGMKVVTKKDGREALDFLKDLVDEGKRVNDEILLLISDIEMPEMDGYTLTAEIRGNESLKDLWVLLHTSLSGVFNQAMVQKVGANDFIPKFNPDELASSVQKRLELDQ; encoded by the coding sequence ATGTCCAGTATTTTAGATAGTGTTAATCAGCGAACGCAGATGGTCGGTCAAAATCGACTCGAGCTGTTGTTGTTTAAACTGCGTGGACGACAGGTTTACGGTATTAACGTATTTAAGGTTCGGGAAGTGTTACAGTGCCCAGAACTAACTCAACTACCGCAACGACATGCGGTCGTCCGAGGTGTGGCGCATATTCGCGGGCAAACCATTTCAGTCATGGATCTTAGCCTTGCCACTGGAGGACCTCCATTAGAAAATATTCATAATTGCTTTGTGATTATTGCCGAATACAATCGTGCAGTGCAGGGTTTTTTAGTCAGCTCTGTTGAGCGCATAGTGAACATGAACTGGGGAGATATTCACCCACCACCGAAGGGCAGCGGTCGAGACCATTATTTAACAGCGGTGACTGAAATCGACAAGCAATTGGTCGAAATTATTGACGTCGAAAAGATACTGGCTGAAATCACACCGGCGAGTGACATCGTGTCACAAGAGGTGATCCAAAAGTCTGCAGGCAGAGAGCCGCAAGACAAGATTGTACTTATTGCAGACGACTCATCGGTTGCGCGGAATCAGATAAAGAGAACCGTCGAGCAGCTTGGAATGAAAGTGGTTACCAAGAAAGACGGGCGAGAGGCGCTCGACTTTTTGAAAGACTTGGTGGACGAAGGTAAGCGAGTAAACGATGAAATTTTATTGTTAATTTCAGACATTGAAATGCCAGAAATGGACGGATATACCTTAACGGCAGAAATTCGAGGGAACGAAAGTTTGAAAGACTTGTGGGTGTTGTTACATACTTCACTGAGCGGCGTGTTCAACCAGGCGATGGTTCAAAAAGTTGGAGCCAATGACTTTATACCCAAGTTTAATCCTGACGAACTGGCCAGCAGTGTACAAAAACGATTGGAACTCGATCAATAA
- a CDS encoding flagella synthesis protein FlgN, which produces MLEQNVKDYLTTALNHEINLTQKLYELLVNEQACYEKQELASLEGLLKDKASTLDQIEKSATQRLNIFGIKPLMKNHSQLFEQQIGQEDGLKIIWNNLKELMFKCKTQNEINGRIITLSQKSLERTINIFKQSLRPNNLTTYTAKGKAQQTPINISAAKA; this is translated from the coding sequence ATGTTAGAGCAAAACGTAAAAGATTACTTAACAACCGCGTTGAATCATGAGATTAATTTAACTCAAAAACTTTATGAGTTATTAGTTAATGAGCAAGCCTGCTACGAAAAGCAAGAGCTCGCGTCTCTTGAAGGTCTACTCAAAGACAAAGCATCAACGCTTGATCAGATAGAGAAATCAGCCACTCAGCGATTAAACATATTTGGCATTAAGCCCTTAATGAAAAATCACAGCCAATTATTTGAGCAACAGATTGGGCAAGAAGATGGTTTAAAAATCATTTGGAATAATTTGAAAGAGCTCATGTTTAAATGCAAAACGCAAAATGAAATTAATGGTCGAATTATTACACTGTCGCAAAAAAGTCTTGAGCGAACCATTAACATTTTCAAACAATCGCTTCGACCCAATAATCTGACGACGTATACCGCCAAAGGTAAAGCTCAACAAACGCCAATAAATATTTCTGCGGCCAAAGCTTAG
- a CDS encoding 2OG-Fe(II) oxygenase, protein MIKYDNGVFVVNDFLTPKECSDLIARSEQIGYQRSKIQSSLGEVESTSIRNNERILFDDFDLAKELFNKLEEYLPKDIDSWVPSGLNEKFRFYRYEGDQYFNWHVDGSFKRDYFEVSKLTMLIYLNNDFGDGETEFDDMKIQPKTGMLMVFPHKLRHQGVSPTDGVKYVLRTDVMYSKP, encoded by the coding sequence ATGATTAAATATGATAACGGAGTGTTTGTTGTTAACGATTTTCTAACTCCAAAGGAATGCTCAGATTTAATTGCAAGGAGTGAACAAATTGGATATCAGCGATCTAAAATTCAATCGAGTTTAGGTGAAGTTGAATCGACATCTATTCGCAATAATGAGCGTATTCTTTTCGATGATTTTGATCTTGCAAAAGAGTTATTTAATAAGCTGGAAGAGTACCTTCCAAAAGATATTGACTCTTGGGTACCCAGTGGACTCAATGAAAAGTTCCGTTTTTATCGATATGAGGGTGATCAGTATTTTAATTGGCATGTTGATGGTTCGTTTAAACGAGATTATTTCGAAGTTAGTAAACTGACGATGTTAATTTATTTGAATAATGACTTCGGAGACGGCGAAACAGAGTTCGATGATATGAAAATACAGCCAAAAACCGGAATGTTAATGGTGTTTCCACATAAATTAAGACATCAAGGGGTTTCTCCTACTGACGGCGTTAAATATGTTCTTCGCACAGATGTTATGTACTCAAAACCCTAG
- the flgA gene encoding flagellar basal body P-ring formation chaperone FlgA: protein MKFGHFLTFILSLGMIGGAHGNASTIQNVKEIRDTAKSFLESHYSAAQESTDSSRVKITVGKVDPRLRLAKCDQPLTGFIPQGTDLKGNSVLGVRCVGAVSWHIYVPVAVQIYQPTVVFKRPLRKGQVISAKDLAIEPIEISRFRVVTLNRKEEIVGSILKQNARVGQPATSAMACMVCKGDKLAVIAQNSAFSVSMEGEALEDGHYGETVRVKNANSKRIIRGTVVASRKVSVSLMLSAQK from the coding sequence ATGAAATTTGGTCACTTTTTAACATTCATACTTAGCTTAGGAATGATCGGAGGCGCTCATGGGAATGCGTCGACGATTCAAAACGTAAAAGAGATCCGTGATACGGCAAAGTCTTTCCTAGAAAGCCACTATTCTGCCGCTCAAGAATCCACCGATTCCAGTCGTGTGAAAATTACCGTTGGAAAAGTCGACCCTCGACTTCGATTAGCAAAGTGCGATCAACCACTTACCGGCTTTATCCCTCAAGGCACTGATTTAAAAGGCAATTCTGTTTTGGGTGTGCGGTGCGTTGGTGCCGTAAGTTGGCATATTTATGTACCTGTTGCCGTACAAATTTATCAACCAACAGTGGTCTTTAAGCGTCCCTTACGCAAAGGACAAGTAATTAGTGCTAAAGATTTGGCCATTGAGCCGATAGAGATAAGTAGATTTCGAGTCGTGACCTTAAATCGCAAAGAAGAGATTGTCGGCTCAATCTTGAAACAAAACGCTCGTGTAGGACAGCCAGCAACATCGGCAATGGCCTGCATGGTTTGCAAAGGTGACAAGCTAGCGGTGATTGCTCAAAACAGTGCTTTCTCGGTCTCGATGGAAGGTGAAGCGCTTGAAGACGGACACTATGGTGAAACCGTTCGCGTTAAAAACGCTAACTCCAAGCGAATAATTCGTGGAACAGTTGTTGCTAGTAGAAAAGTATCGGTCAGTTTAATGTTGAGTGCTCAAAAGTAA
- the flgC gene encoding flagellar basal body rod protein FlgC has protein sequence MALYNIFDISGSAMSAQSVRLNTTASNMANAESVASSVNETYKARHPVFSAVYQSVNGSPYAGAGVDVVGVVESAAEARVKYQPDNPMADENGNVYLPNVNIVEEMANMISASRNYQANVQIASTAKTLLQRTLTLGQ, from the coding sequence ATGGCGCTGTATAACATCTTCGACATTTCTGGATCTGCGATGAGCGCGCAAAGTGTTCGTTTGAATACGACGGCAAGCAATATGGCGAACGCAGAGAGCGTTGCTAGTAGTGTTAATGAAACTTACAAAGCACGGCATCCTGTGTTCAGCGCGGTCTATCAATCGGTTAATGGCAGCCCTTATGCTGGCGCCGGCGTTGATGTGGTTGGCGTTGTCGAAAGTGCCGCAGAGGCTCGTGTTAAGTATCAGCCAGACAATCCGATGGCCGATGAAAATGGGAATGTTTATTTGCCAAACGTCAACATTGTCGAAGAGATGGCAAACATGATTTCTGCATCACGTAACTATCAAGCCAATGTACAAATTGCCAGCACTGCGAAAACACTTTTGCAGCGAACTTTAACCTTGGGCCAATAA